The following coding sequences are from one Cervus canadensis isolate Bull #8, Minnesota chromosome 4, ASM1932006v1, whole genome shotgun sequence window:
- the USE1 gene encoding vesicle transport protein USE1, with amino-acid sequence MAPAEGAEYHWVGMAASRLELNLVRLLCRCEAMAAEKRDPDEWRLEKYVGALEDMLQALKAQASKPASEVLNEYSRKVDFLKGMLQAEKLTSSSEKALANQFLAPGRVPTTARERVPATKTVHLQSRARYTSEMRSELLGTDSSEEPELDVRKRTGASGPTPRDEKQSAAELDLVLQRHQNLQEKLAEEMLGLARSLKTNTLAAQSVIKKDNQTLSHSLKMADQNLEKLKTESERLEQHTQKSVNWLLWAMLIVVCFIFISMILFIRIMPKLK; translated from the exons ATGGCGCCGGCGGAAGGGGCGGAGTACCACTGGGTGGGGATGGCAGCGTCGAGGCTGGAGCTGAACCTGGTGCGGCTGCTGTGCCGCTGCGAGGCGATGGCAGCGGAGAAACGGGACCCGGACGAGTGGCGTCTAGAAAAG TATGTGGGAGCTCTCGAGGACATGCTGCAGGCCCTGAAAGCACAGGCGAG CAAACCGGCTTCCGAGGTGCTCAATGAATATTCTCGGAAGGTAGATTTTCTGAAAGGGATGCTGCAGGCAGAGAAACTG ACCTCCTCCTCAGAGAAGGCACTAGCCAACCAGTTCCTGGCCCCTGGCCGAGTACCAACTACAGCCAGGGAACGGGTACCCGCTACGAAGACAGTGCACCTACAGTCACGGGCTCGGTACACCAGTGAGATGCGGAGTGAGCTGCTAGGCACG GACTCTAGTGAAG AGCCCGAACTGGATGTGAGGAAGAGAAC TGGGGCATCAGGGCCCACACCAAGGGATGAGAAGCAGTCAGCAGCCGAGCTAGACCTCGTCCTGCAGCGACACCAGAACCTCCAGGAGAAGCTGGCAGAGGAGATGCTTGGCCTGGCCCGGAGCCTCAAGACCAACACACTGGCTGCCCAGAGTGTCATCAAGAAGGACAACCAG ACCCTGTCACACTCACTCAAGATGGCCGACCAGAACCTGGAAAAGCTGAAGACAGAATCCGAGCGGCTGGAGCAGCACACGCAGAAGTCCGTCAACTGGCTGCTCTGGGCCATGCTTATAGTCGTCTGCTTCATCTTCATCAGCATGATCCTCTTCATCCGTATCATGCCCAAACTCAAATAA